The genomic segment GGAGAATGTGGGTAGTAATTTTTATGTGGTTAAAGACGATATTCGATTTTTCAATCCAATACTAATTGGTAAAGATAGTATTGCAGGCTTGTCGAATGTAAAATATGATCCTTCAGGTTTTTTGGCCGCGAGTTCAGGGACATTAAATTTGAAAATTACGGAATCGATTACACCAATGAATTATGATAAGACTGCTGTAACTCGATTTTGGAGATCCGATCGTCAGATTGCCTTTACACCTTGGGTTAAGGATGGAGAAGAAGATTATTTAAATGATAACAGTGTGTCTGTGGGAACAGGAATAAATAGAAGAATCGCTTGGTTAGACTACGGGCCTGGTTATGATTTACTTGCATACGCTCAAGGTAATTCCATCTATTTTGGAACTGCTATTGCGGGTACGATCGATTTACAATCTGGATTGATAAAATACCAGTACTTAGGAACCTTGGGAACAATTCCGGCAGCCTATCGCAATATCATTTTACAAACAGCTCTTGATTTTACCGATCCAAAAGGATTATATGTCATAGAAACGGCATTGGGACAATATGATTTGGTCACCGTATCAGATGCTAGAAAATGGATTAGTTTCGGGCGTTAAACCATTTAACTGTTCAATTCAAACTTGCTTAACCTCTTTCCAAAAACTTGGAAAGAGGTTTTGAAAAAATAGTATGATATGACTCGAAAGAAACATTCATAGACTATTTTTTGCGTAACAGACAATTAAAACAAGTTTGAGTTCTTTTGATCTGTGTTTTGCTGCAAGATCGCATATAATAAGAGCAAGGTATTGATACACCTCTATCTGTTACACTAGTCCTTAAAATCAACGTTTTTATACAAACAATTTCATTTCCTTAATATCTGCTGTCACCCATCTCCGTATTGCCATTTTTGGTTTTTACATTCTGATTTGGACTATTTACTGTAAGTCACAATGAGTGTCGATCCCTATTCTTAATATTTTTTTGTAAAAAATAAAAAAATATTACTCATTTTTATGGCACAATTATTAAACATCTCAAAGAGTAGATGTACATTTATGTCCTAAGATATCCACCGGTCAAACACAGGTGTGGTGGCTGAAGAGGGTTAACGATGCAGAAAGAAGAGATATTATTCAAAACACACTATAATGGGCTGTGCCACTTTGCTTGGAAACTAGTCGGTGATTTAGCGGTAGCAGAAGATCTTGTGCAAGATTCTTTTATCGCCTATTTTAAAAATACTGGCCAAGTTAGCGATAATGAGATTGCGATTAAAAATTACTTGTATAGCTCTGTCCGTTTTGCCTGCTATAACCATATCCGTCACGAAAAAGTACGACAAAGATACTGGAATGTCGTTGGGTTTACTGAAGAGGATAATACAGCACTTGAATTGAATATGATTCATAGTGAGATTATTCAGGAAATATATAGAATTATTGAAGAAATGCCTCTTGCTTGCCAGCAAGTTTTTCGATTGGGCTATCTTGAGGGATTGTCTAATCTGGAGATTACCAAGGAATTACAGATTAGTATCAATACAGTGAAAACACAAAAGCAGCGAGGTATGAAAATGCTGTTAAAACGTCTAAATCCTGAATTTATACCTCTTATGATATTTTTGTTAAAAAAAATTTAATTCTTGTCACCCTTTTTTTTGTCTTGCGTTTCTTTATTGTAATATGAAACAAAGCAGCGGGCATATTTCAAAACTAATCCAAAAGTTCTTGAATGGTAAACTTACCATGGAAGAGCAAAACCAGCTGGATTTGTGGCTTAACGCCAATTCCAAGAACAAACAGCTTTTGGAGTCATTTCGTCAGGCGAAAAACATCGAAGAAGATTTAGCTATTGTTCGGCAGTTAGATGCCAATAAAGCTTGGAATAAACTGAACAATAAAAAGGAAGTGAAGCTTTTCAGTAGAAGGTCATTGAGCATTGCTGCGTCCATCACCTTCGTGGTTGGTAGTTTCCTTTTCTGGCGATCTGAATTTTCAAAACAACATCTTGAAGACAAATACACAACTGTTGACCAAAGACACGATATAGCGCCCGCTACAAGTGGTGCTATTTTAGAGATGTCGAATGGAGAAAAAATTCGTTTGAGTGATAATGTTTCTAAAGCCTACAATAAAAATAAAACATTTGTAGCAAGTGGTACGGAATTAATCATTAAAAATGGCAAAAACCAGTCTACCTCCAGCTTGAATACTTTAATTGTGCCACGAGCCAGTTTTTATAAAATAATATTGAGTGATGGTACAAAAGTTTGGATGAATGCGCAGTCGAAGTTAAAATTTCCTACGCAGTTTGAGAACCATGAAAGACGAGTCAGTTTAGAAGGAGAAGCCTACTTCGAGGTAGCGCATGACGTCAATAGACCTTTTTTTGTGGAGTCTCGGGGTGGGGAAATAAAAGTCTTAGGAACGCATTTTAACGTCTTTGCTTATTACGACGATATTCGGACTACATTAGTCGAGGGGAAGGTTGAAGTGTGGCAGAAGAAAAATAAGCTCGAACTCTCTCCAGGAGAATTTGCCTCACTCTCAAAAAATCATTTGATTAAAGGTAAAGCAGATTTTCAGCGAGATTTGGCCTGGTTTAACAATGAGTTTTATTTTAAGAAGGCAACCATAGTGGACATCGCCCATCAATT from the Sphingobacterium thalpophilum genome contains:
- a CDS encoding RNA polymerase sigma factor; this translates as MQKEEILFKTHYNGLCHFAWKLVGDLAVAEDLVQDSFIAYFKNTGQVSDNEIAIKNYLYSSVRFACYNHIRHEKVRQRYWNVVGFTEEDNTALELNMIHSEIIQEIYRIIEEMPLACQQVFRLGYLEGLSNLEITKELQISINTVKTQKQRGMKMLLKRLNPEFIPLMIFLLKKI
- a CDS encoding FecR family protein, encoding MKQSSGHISKLIQKFLNGKLTMEEQNQLDLWLNANSKNKQLLESFRQAKNIEEDLAIVRQLDANKAWNKLNNKKEVKLFSRRSLSIAASITFVVGSFLFWRSEFSKQHLEDKYTTVDQRHDIAPATSGAILEMSNGEKIRLSDNVSKAYNKNKTFVASGTELIIKNGKNQSTSSLNTLIVPRASFYKIILSDGTKVWMNAQSKLKFPTQFENHERRVSLEGEAYFEVAHDVNRPFFVESRGGEIKVLGTHFNVFAYYDDIRTTLVEGKVEVWQKKNKLELSPGEFASLSKNHLIKGKADFQRDLAWFNNEFYFKKATIVDIAHQLSRWYDLDVKFRGNVQLTKEYSGSIQRDVKLSQVLEMLSYVSDLKFGIQGKELIIENKI